One stretch of Legionella birminghamensis DNA includes these proteins:
- a CDS encoding J domain-containing protein, giving the protein MKSLIEKLKNDYDYYIDNDKKKLLDKLAERYSKASYYEIFGVSESMTVEDAKTLASAFKQITLKIQPDNTSGAVYEDASQKLFQIVKNAYETLSDPDKELAYKNKLRSQGEKAIRSVQTSEIEPSVQTLRRRTFFTKVSTSESAEDQVYNRDIRSGETIETIRENITINGNVHGTVKSMLGTITVNGCVFGEVNNVQGTNIIRDVDTKGKVVNISGSNLIKGNAFGEVRTTGGSNTIMGYNNPNSSQSLQSRTNYYSEGSMHTVFNSGDNVSTSESAKDQVYNRDIRSGETIETIRENITINGNVHGTVKSMLGTITVNGCVFGEVNNVQGTNIIRDVDTKGKVVNISGSNLIKGNAFGEVRATGGSNTIMGYNNPNSSQSLQSRTNYYSEGSMHTVFNSGDNVSTSESAKEQVYNRDILAGETIKTLIESKMHHHLSS; this is encoded by the coding sequence ATGAAGTCTTTAATTGAAAAATTAAAAAATGATTATGATTATTACATTGATAATGACAAGAAAAAATTATTGGATAAATTAGCCGAGAGATACTCAAAAGCCAGCTATTATGAAATATTTGGTGTTTCTGAGTCAATGACTGTTGAAGATGCAAAAACATTAGCATCTGCTTTTAAACAAATTACGCTCAAAATACAACCTGATAATACTTCCGGCGCTGTTTATGAGGACGCATCACAGAAATTATTTCAAATAGTTAAGAATGCATATGAAACTTTGTCTGATCCTGATAAAGAGTTGGCTTATAAGAACAAATTAAGAAGCCAGGGTGAAAAAGCAATAAGGTCGGTTCAAACATCCGAGATAGAACCCTCTGTTCAAACCTTAAGGAGAAGAACCTTTTTCACAAAGGTCAGCACTTCAGAATCAGCAGAGGATCAAGTATATAATCGTGATATCCGCTCAGGTGAAACAATAGAAACCATACGTGAAAATATAACCATCAATGGTAACGTACACGGTACTGTAAAAAGCATGTTGGGAACGATTACGGTTAACGGCTGCGTGTTCGGTGAGGTTAATAACGTACAAGGAACTAATATTATCCGCGATGTTGATACTAAGGGAAAGGTAGTGAACATATCTGGTTCCAATCTTATTAAGGGAAATGCCTTTGGCGAAGTAAGAACTACTGGTGGTTCCAATACCATTATGGGTTACAATAATCCAAACAGCAGCCAATCTTTACAATCGCGTACTAACTACTACAGCGAGGGAAGTATGCATACTGTATTTAACTCCGGTGATAATGTCAGTACTTCAGAATCAGCAAAGGATCAAGTATATAATCGTGATATCCGCTCAGGTGAAACAATAGAAACCATACGTGAAAATATAACCATCAATGGTAACGTACACGGTACTGTAAAAAGCATGTTGGGAACGATTACGGTTAACGGCTGCGTGTTCGGTGAGGTTAATAACGTACAAGGAACTAATATTATCCGCGATGTTGATACTAAGGGAAAGGTAGTGAACATATCTGGTTCCAATCTTATTAAGGGAAATGCCTTTGGCGAAGTAAGAGCTACTGGTGGTTCCAATACCATTATGGGTTACAATAATCCAAACAGCAGCCAATCTTTACAATCGCGTACTAACTACTACAGCGAGGGAAGTATGCATACTGTATTTAACTCCGGTGATAATGTCAGTACTTCAGAATCAGCAAAGGAGCAAGTATATAATCGTGATATCCTCGCAGGTGAAACAATTAAAACTCTAATTGAATCTAAAATGCATCATCATTTAAGTAGTTAA
- a CDS encoding DUF3597 domain-containing protein — protein sequence MSIFGSIVSSIFGTAKAATSAVTGGNTAVSPSNPKPMTEAEVEAMIQKIADTTGRKDYNWKQSIVDLMKLLNLDSSLSARKQLAQELGYTGALDGSAEMNVWLHKQVMIKLAESGGVVPDSLK from the coding sequence ATGAGCATTTTTGGTAGCATCGTTTCATCAATTTTCGGAACTGCAAAAGCAGCTACATCAGCGGTCACCGGCGGCAACACGGCGGTATCCCCTTCCAACCCAAAGCCGATGACAGAAGCTGAAGTCGAAGCGATGATCCAGAAGATCGCCGATACTACTGGTCGTAAGGATTACAATTGGAAACAGTCCATTGTCGATTTGATGAAGTTACTGAATCTCGATTCAAGCCTTAGCGCCCGCAAGCAGCTTGCCCAGGAACTTGGCTATACTGGAGCCCTCGACGGTTCGGCTGAGATGAATGTCTGGCTCCACAAGCAGGTTATGATTAAGCTCGCTGAAAGTGGCGGCGTCGTACCTGACAGCCTTAAATAA
- the groES gene encoding co-chaperone GroES: protein MKIRPLHDRVVVQRMEEERTTAGGIVIPDSATEKPIRGKVLAIGPGKNLDNGDVRALAVKVGDIVLFGKYSGTEVKIDGQEMVVMREDDIMGVIEG from the coding sequence ATGAAAATTCGTCCTTTACACGATCGTGTTGTTGTGCAACGCATGGAAGAAGAACGAACTACTGCCGGCGGAATTGTAATTCCAGATAGCGCTACTGAAAAACCCATTCGTGGTAAAGTATTGGCTATTGGCCCAGGCAAAAACCTTGACAACGGTGATGTTCGTGCATTGGCTGTTAAAGTTGGCGATATCGTTTTATTCGGCAAATACTCTGGCACAGAAGTCAAAATTGACGGCCAGGAGATGGTTGTTATGCGTGAAGATGACATCATGGGTGTTATTGAAGGCTAA
- the groL gene encoding chaperonin GroEL (60 kDa chaperone family; promotes refolding of misfolded polypeptides especially under stressful conditions; forms two stacked rings of heptamers to form a barrel-shaped 14mer; ends can be capped by GroES; misfolded proteins enter the barrel where they are refolded when GroES binds), whose protein sequence is MAKELRFGNSARQEMLAGVNGLADAVQVTMGPRGRNVVLEKSFGAPTVTKDGVSVAKEIEFEQRFMNMGAQMVKEVASKTSDAAGDGTTTATVLARSILVEGHKAVAAGMNPMDLKRGIDKAVIAVTKHLQSMSKPCKDGKAIAQVGTISANSDEAIGAIIAEAMEKVGKEGVITVEDGNGLENELSVVEGMQFDRGYISPYFINNQQNMSSELEHPFILLVDKKISSIRDMLSVLEAVAKSGRPLLIVAEDVEGEALATLVVNNMRGIVKVCAVKAPGFGDRRKAMLQDIAILTNGQVISEEVGKSLEGASMEDLGTAKRVVVTKETTTIIDGEGKATEINARISQIRAQMEETTSDYDREKLQERVAKLAGGVAVIKVGAATEVEMKEKKARVEDALHATRAAVEEGIVAGGGVALIRAQSALNGLKGDNADQDMGINILRRAIESPLRQIVANAGYEASVIVNRVAEQKDNFGFNAASGEFGDMVEMGILDPTKVTRTALQNAASVASLMLTTECMVADLPKKDEAAGAGDMGGMGGMGGMGMM, encoded by the coding sequence ATGGCTAAAGAATTACGTTTTGGTAACAGTGCACGCCAGGAAATGCTGGCCGGTGTTAATGGTTTGGCTGATGCTGTACAAGTAACAATGGGTCCGCGCGGCCGTAATGTGGTCCTGGAGAAATCCTTCGGTGCGCCAACTGTTACTAAAGACGGTGTGTCTGTTGCTAAAGAAATTGAATTTGAGCAACGCTTCATGAACATGGGCGCTCAAATGGTTAAAGAAGTTGCTTCCAAAACTTCTGATGCTGCTGGTGATGGTACTACTACCGCTACTGTATTGGCTCGTTCTATTCTGGTCGAAGGCCACAAAGCAGTTGCTGCCGGCATGAATCCAATGGATTTAAAACGCGGAATTGACAAAGCAGTTATTGCTGTTACCAAACACCTGCAAAGCATGTCCAAGCCTTGCAAAGATGGCAAAGCGATTGCTCAGGTAGGTACTATTTCTGCTAACTCTGACGAAGCTATCGGTGCGATCATTGCTGAAGCAATGGAAAAAGTGGGTAAAGAAGGCGTTATCACTGTTGAAGATGGCAACGGCCTTGAGAACGAACTGTCTGTCGTTGAAGGTATGCAGTTTGACCGTGGTTACATTTCCCCATACTTCATCAACAATCAACAAAACATGAGCTCTGAACTTGAGCATCCATTTATCCTGTTAGTTGACAAGAAAATTTCCAGCATCCGTGACATGTTGTCTGTTCTGGAAGCGGTTGCCAAATCAGGCCGTCCTTTACTGATCGTTGCTGAAGACGTTGAAGGCGAAGCGCTGGCTACCCTGGTTGTTAACAACATGCGTGGTATTGTTAAAGTTTGCGCAGTTAAAGCGCCTGGCTTTGGCGATCGCCGTAAAGCAATGTTACAGGATATTGCTATTCTGACTAACGGTCAGGTTATTTCTGAAGAAGTGGGCAAGAGCCTTGAAGGTGCTTCTATGGAAGACCTGGGTACTGCCAAACGAGTTGTTGTGACTAAAGAAACTACAACTATTATTGACGGCGAAGGTAAAGCAACTGAAATCAATGCCCGTATCAGCCAAATCCGCGCTCAAATGGAAGAAACTACTTCTGATTACGATCGTGAGAAATTGCAAGAGCGTGTTGCCAAGCTGGCCGGCGGTGTTGCAGTTATCAAAGTCGGTGCTGCTACTGAAGTTGAAATGAAAGAGAAAAAAGCTCGCGTTGAAGACGCTCTGCATGCTACTCGTGCTGCTGTTGAAGAAGGCATCGTAGCGGGTGGTGGTGTTGCTTTAATCCGTGCTCAATCTGCTCTGAATGGTTTGAAAGGCGACAATGCTGATCAGGATATGGGTATCAACATCCTGCGTCGTGCTATTGAGTCTCCACTGCGTCAGATCGTTGCTAACGCTGGTTACGAAGCATCTGTTATCGTTAACCGTGTAGCTGAGCAAAAAGATAACTTTGGCTTTAACGCTGCAAGCGGTGAGTTTGGCGATATGGTTGAAATGGGTATCCTGGATCCAACTAAAGTTACCCGTACAGCGCTGCAAAACGCTGCTTCTGTTGCCAGCCTCATGTTAACTACTGAGTGCATGGTTGCTGATCTGCCGAAGAAAGATGAAGCTGCTGGTGCCGGCGATATGGGCGGCATGGGTGGTATGGGCGGCATGGGCATGATGTAA
- a CDS encoding sialidase family protein, with translation MGGPVLCQQGNPNQCYQPSAINRLAITKGQSASASITASQASLVLIINQNAQVVTITNHSTQITAYNIRAILPASWTDVIQDASSCTVLAPGASCQISFTPGSIIHSVQLIPIQGDNTSRISISIEVKPVPIAIAGGQYTSPGATRPLLAFSSDMGTSWTFPSAVNSPVFVPDNTNSYNNSAGFFESSCDAQTCIAVGQYRDAGLVQRPLLAVSQDSGLNWIFPSSINAPVFSPVNTNPFSSAGELVGATCQGSTCIAAGTYFSGGIRRPIIAISHDSGTSWSFPAAINAPVFTPDNTHAFVGNGRFNAVTCHGAICIASGLYSSGGVDRPLLAVSQDLGLNWTYPSAINAPVFTPDNSNAFSSSGALNRVSCQDSVCIATGEYRSGGTLRPLLALSQNAAVTWTYPSVVNSPVFTPDNSNAFVTGTFTDVNCQGTTCIAVGTYFGGGLQRPLVAVSHDSGTNWTFPSSVTAPVFTPDNTNAFMGGGTLLSISCQGSDCVTGGFYNSVGAFRPLLAVSHDAGSSWTFPSSVTSPVFTPDNTNAFTNNGLFYDVHCAGGLCIAAGYYINGGVQRPLLAVSQDLGLSWTFPSVINSPVFTPDNSNTFLNGSFSTTSSNGLWLPRSLSLLETQ, from the coding sequence GTGGGCGGGCCTGTTTTATGCCAACAAGGCAATCCGAATCAATGTTATCAACCCTCAGCGATTAACCGTCTCGCAATTACCAAAGGCCAGTCCGCCTCTGCTTCTATTACTGCTTCTCAAGCCAGCCTCGTTTTAATTATCAATCAAAACGCACAAGTGGTAACGATTACTAATCACTCCACACAAATCACCGCGTATAATATCCGGGCGATACTTCCTGCAAGCTGGACCGATGTCATTCAGGACGCCAGCAGTTGCACCGTATTAGCGCCTGGGGCTTCCTGTCAGATCTCATTTACCCCAGGCTCCATCATCCATTCTGTGCAGCTTATCCCTATTCAGGGCGATAATACATCCAGGATCTCTATTAGTATTGAAGTGAAGCCCGTCCCGATAGCTATTGCGGGAGGGCAATACACAAGTCCTGGCGCTACTCGCCCGCTTTTGGCGTTCAGCTCGGATATGGGTACAAGCTGGACTTTTCCTTCAGCTGTAAATTCACCGGTTTTTGTACCTGATAATACTAATTCCTACAATAATAGCGCCGGCTTCTTTGAGTCAAGTTGCGATGCACAAACCTGTATCGCTGTCGGCCAATACCGCGATGCAGGTTTGGTGCAACGCCCATTGTTGGCAGTTAGTCAGGACTCAGGCTTAAATTGGATCTTCCCCTCTTCTATCAATGCACCTGTTTTCTCACCAGTTAATACAAACCCCTTTAGTAGCGCTGGTGAGCTAGTCGGTGCAACTTGCCAGGGAAGCACCTGTATCGCTGCCGGCACTTACTTTAGTGGAGGAATCCGACGTCCCATCATAGCAATTAGCCATGATTCGGGTACGAGCTGGAGCTTTCCTGCAGCTATCAATGCCCCCGTTTTTACTCCAGATAATACACATGCCTTTGTCGGTAACGGCAGATTTAATGCTGTAACCTGCCATGGCGCTATTTGTATCGCCAGTGGTCTATACAGTAGTGGTGGAGTTGACAGACCACTTCTGGCGGTTAGCCAGGATCTAGGCCTAAACTGGACTTATCCCTCCGCTATCAATGCCCCGGTTTTTACCCCTGATAATAGCAATGCGTTCTCGAGTAGTGGTGCGCTCAACAGAGTCTCCTGCCAGGATAGTGTTTGTATTGCCACCGGCGAATACAGAAGCGGTGGTACACTGAGACCATTGCTCGCGTTAAGCCAAAATGCCGCTGTAACCTGGACTTATCCTTCAGTTGTCAATTCCCCAGTGTTCACACCTGACAATAGCAATGCGTTTGTCACTGGCACGTTTACTGATGTCAACTGTCAAGGAACCACTTGTATAGCAGTAGGGACGTATTTTGGAGGTGGCCTTCAACGCCCGCTTGTGGCAGTAAGCCATGACTCCGGTACAAATTGGACTTTCCCATCCTCTGTTACTGCACCTGTTTTTACCCCCGACAATACCAATGCCTTTATGGGAGGGGGCACCCTGTTAAGCATCAGTTGCCAGGGTTCTGATTGTGTCACAGGAGGGTTTTATAATTCCGTGGGAGCATTTAGGCCGCTTCTGGCAGTCAGCCATGACGCAGGGTCTAGCTGGACTTTCCCCTCCTCGGTCACTTCACCAGTCTTTACACCGGATAATACCAATGCCTTTACCAACAATGGCCTGTTTTATGATGTCCATTGTGCAGGAGGGCTTTGTATCGCAGCAGGATATTATATTAATGGTGGAGTCCAGCGTCCCCTCCTCGCCGTTAGCCAGGATCTGGGCCTGAGCTGGACCTTTCCTTCTGTTATTAATAGCCCAGTTTTTACACCGGATAATAGCAATACATTCTTAAATGGCAGCTTTTCCACTACAAGCTCTAATGGCTTGTGGCTACCCAGATCACTGTCTTTACTAGAAACGCAATAA
- a CDS encoding Kdo hydroxylase family protein yields the protein MDEQLYELNTNSLDKIEEVQKNLALNSLESGKVIYLPHYFYAHDAQNDHYLLTDSILDGQHKNISYDYLKDRLGGYDANNESLPSVLKPFMRGYAAFAKHLLDAVCPLYTEHLIWGRTSYRPAEIRGRTSSKRKDDTRVHVDSFPASPVNGRRILRVFCNINPCGEPRVWQLGEPFNQVLERFYPSIPKYNPAVARLLKWFKVTKTMRSAYDHYQLQLHDRMKLDDHYQQTVSKNTINFQAQSTWIVFTDHVSHAALSGQFLLEQTFYLPVAAMRNPEHSPLRCWERNKMKELVQA from the coding sequence ATGGACGAACAACTCTATGAGTTAAACACTAATAGTTTAGACAAGATTGAGGAAGTACAAAAGAACCTGGCATTGAATTCACTCGAATCAGGCAAAGTTATTTACTTACCCCATTATTTTTATGCTCATGACGCCCAAAATGACCACTACCTGCTCACTGATAGTATTTTGGATGGCCAGCACAAAAATATCAGCTATGACTATTTAAAAGATCGCCTTGGCGGCTATGACGCCAATAATGAGTCCCTGCCTTCAGTTCTTAAACCGTTCATGCGCGGGTATGCCGCATTTGCAAAACATCTGCTGGATGCGGTCTGTCCGCTTTACACTGAGCATTTAATCTGGGGACGAACCAGCTATCGTCCTGCAGAAATTCGTGGCAGGACCAGTTCTAAGCGGAAAGATGATACCCGTGTCCATGTCGACTCCTTTCCTGCATCCCCTGTCAATGGCCGCCGTATCCTGCGGGTTTTTTGTAATATCAATCCCTGCGGCGAGCCGCGGGTCTGGCAGCTTGGCGAACCCTTCAACCAGGTATTGGAGCGTTTTTATCCATCCATCCCCAAATACAATCCTGCTGTTGCCCGCTTACTAAAATGGTTTAAAGTCACTAAAACCATGCGCTCCGCTTATGATCATTACCAGCTGCAACTGCACGATCGTATGAAGCTTGATGACCATTATCAACAGACGGTTTCCAAAAACACCATTAATTTTCAGGCGCAAAGCACCTGGATCGTCTTTACAGATCATGTTTCTCACGCGGCTTTAAGCGGGCAGTTTCTGCTCGAACAAACATTCTATCTGCCAGTTGCCGCTATGAGAAACCCTGAACACTCTCCTTTACGCTGTTGGGAGAGGAATAAAATGAAAGAATTAGTTCAAGCTTAA
- a CDS encoding Dps family protein: MSQAVEKLSVILADTYALYLKTQNYHWHVKGPQFKSLHELFEMQYKELAEAVDQIAERILITGHKAPATFKEFERLKRIKDGNSGNSANQMVIELAEDNATLVKDLNQALTLVQENHDEGTANLLSDRIAAHEKAHWMLNASQE, encoded by the coding sequence ATGTCTCAAGCAGTAGAAAAACTCTCAGTGATTCTGGCAGATACCTATGCATTGTATCTAAAAACCCAGAATTATCACTGGCATGTGAAAGGGCCCCAGTTCAAAAGTTTGCATGAATTATTCGAAATGCAATACAAAGAGCTTGCCGAAGCTGTTGATCAGATTGCAGAGCGTATTCTGATTACAGGCCACAAGGCTCCTGCTACCTTTAAAGAGTTTGAACGCCTGAAAAGAATTAAGGATGGGAACTCTGGTAATTCTGCCAACCAGATGGTTATTGAACTGGCGGAAGACAATGCCACATTAGTCAAGGATTTGAATCAAGCCCTGACTCTTGTCCAGGAAAACCATGACGAAGGGACTGCCAATCTTTTGAGCGACAGGATTGCGGCGCATGAAAAGGCCCATTGGATGTTGAATGCCTCTCAAGAATGA
- a CDS encoding PRC-barrel domain-containing protein has translation MERPHEVVKASEVTGVKVKNLNNDNLGEINEIVLDKISGQVNYLVLDSGGLLGFGNKFFAMPWKLFSYDVEDDCFVLNLDKETLEDAPGFDKDHWPNFATPEFTSTVENYYSPHLSRNNTGMTTELFHDKDSAEKAYLRAIDEGYKPEEINVLMSDDTRHKYYDSFLTTEETGSKAAEGMGVGGLIGGTLGATLGAIAAIGTNLIFPGLGIIVAGPLAAGLAGAGAGSISGGLIGALIGWGIPEERAKVYEKGLASGGIVLGVDKRGENTTLENDWRDYSTNKIH, from the coding sequence ATGGAACGACCTCATGAAGTTGTTAAAGCCAGTGAAGTGACTGGAGTTAAAGTTAAAAATCTAAATAATGATAATTTAGGTGAAATCAACGAAATCGTACTGGATAAAATCTCAGGACAAGTGAATTATCTGGTACTAGATTCAGGCGGTTTACTGGGATTTGGTAACAAATTTTTTGCCATGCCCTGGAAACTGTTTTCATATGATGTAGAAGATGATTGCTTTGTCCTGAATCTGGATAAAGAAACACTTGAAGATGCCCCGGGTTTTGACAAAGATCACTGGCCCAATTTCGCAACTCCAGAGTTTACATCAACCGTAGAAAATTATTACAGTCCACATCTTTCAAGAAATAATACAGGGATGACTACGGAACTCTTTCATGATAAAGATTCTGCTGAAAAAGCCTATCTTCGTGCAATTGACGAAGGATATAAGCCTGAAGAAATTAATGTTCTAATGTCAGATGATACACGTCATAAATATTATGATTCATTCCTTACGACTGAAGAAACCGGTTCCAAAGCCGCTGAAGGCATGGGAGTTGGCGGCCTTATAGGCGGAACCCTGGGTGCTACACTCGGTGCAATCGCAGCGATTGGTACTAATTTAATCTTTCCTGGCCTTGGAATCATTGTTGCAGGACCTCTTGCAGCTGGTTTGGCAGGTGCTGGGGCAGGCAGCATTTCCGGAGGATTAATTGGTGCATTGATCGGCTGGGGCATTCCTGAGGAACGTGCCAAGGTTTATGAAAAAGGACTGGCATCAGGAGGAATTGTGTTGGGTGTGGATAAACGTGGAGAAAATACCACATTGGAAAATGATTGGCGCGATTACTCAACTAATAAAATCCATTAA
- a CDS encoding CinA family protein: MKSGQIVIDFLKNKGLILVTAESCTAGQILSILGKIEGCGECLELGYVVYSEKAKKDVLHVRQETIETHTLTSEAVAREMALGALRKSTASAVISTTGITGPEPMDGIDPGTICFAWGFKKEQEWLLHSETKKFKGTRAEIQVTAAHFALQSLPEIYALLFETKQ; encoded by the coding sequence ATGAAATCAGGGCAGATCGTTATTGACTTTCTAAAAAATAAAGGCTTAATACTTGTCACCGCAGAATCCTGCACCGCGGGGCAGATTTTATCTATCCTTGGAAAAATTGAAGGCTGCGGAGAATGCCTGGAGCTAGGTTATGTCGTTTATTCTGAAAAAGCAAAGAAAGATGTCCTTCATGTGCGCCAAGAAACCATTGAAACTCATACTTTAACCAGTGAAGCGGTTGCCCGGGAGATGGCATTAGGTGCTTTGCGGAAAAGCACTGCCAGTGCAGTGATTTCCACAACCGGTATAACGGGACCAGAGCCTATGGACGGTATCGATCCTGGAACAATCTGCTTCGCATGGGGGTTTAAAAAAGAACAGGAGTGGTTACTCCACTCTGAAACAAAAAAGTTCAAGGGGACACGCGCTGAAATTCAGGTTACCGCGGCCCACTTTGCGCTTCAATCACTTCCAGAAATCTATGCTCTTTTGTTTGAAACAAAACAATAA
- a CDS encoding SDR family oxidoreductase, whose protein sequence is MNDGLSEQVAEFGQQVPMNRVGQPAEMAPAYVYLASSDSSYMTGQVLHPNGGVIVNA, encoded by the coding sequence ATAAATGATGGATTATCCGAGCAAGTCGCTGAATTTGGTCAGCAAGTCCCAATGAATCGAGTAGGGCAGCCAGCCGAAATGGCCCCTGCGTATGTTTATTTAGCATCTTCAGACTCGTCGTATATGACCGGTCAGGTGCTTCACCCTAATGGAGGTGTAATTGTAAATGCCTGA
- a CDS encoding DUF3309 family protein, translated as MSLLGLILLIVILLAVLPTWPYSSGWGYYPSGAVGLVLLILIILLLTRGGV; from the coding sequence ATGAGCTTACTTGGACTTATCTTATTAATCGTTATTCTGTTGGCTGTATTACCAACATGGCCCTACAGTAGCGGATGGGGTTATTATCCCAGTGGTGCAGTAGGTCTGGTTTTATTAATTCTTATTATTCTTCTCCTGACACGGGGTGGTGTTTAG
- a CDS encoding hemerythrin domain-containing protein has product MNAIDFLVKEHERVKQRFLDISDESHRAETRKRMFDELCDELIRHETMEHKVWYPHFKDDDRLDDTVKHLLTEEKHAEQAIKQFDNIKTEETWEKKFNKLMDDVIHHAEEEEEKLFPKVRKLLSESELEKIGKDMLEFKRQYH; this is encoded by the coding sequence ATGAATGCAATCGATTTTTTAGTCAAGGAACATGAACGGGTAAAACAACGTTTTCTTGATATCAGTGATGAATCTCACCGTGCAGAAACCCGGAAAAGAATGTTTGATGAATTATGCGATGAATTAATCCGTCATGAAACGATGGAACATAAAGTCTGGTATCCCCATTTTAAAGATGACGATCGTCTCGATGATACCGTCAAACATTTACTAACCGAAGAAAAGCATGCCGAACAGGCAATCAAACAATTCGATAATATAAAAACCGAAGAAACCTGGGAAAAGAAATTTAATAAATTAATGGATGATGTCATTCATCATGCGGAAGAGGAGGAAGAGAAACTATTTCCCAAAGTTAGAAAATTATTAAGTGAGTCCGAGTTGGAAAAAATCGGCAAAGACATGCTGGAATTTAAGAGACAATATCATTAA
- a CDS encoding LysR family transcriptional regulator → MNLIECLKSFVSVVENNSFSAASRVLNVSASKISKQINWLEEELNTSLFIRSTKQLILTDSGKTLYEKADHLFEGINDIKSIASTQETQLNGKLSLYLTVSPAIPFFTSLSLEFMAINPDISLEIIAGSDHRNFLQYPFDLGISFEPLRYLNLTCKKLFSVQRNVYGSKTYLTQHGEPKTAEDLVSHNCLINTLYGLQNKWILNNRIIHVHGNFQSNNASILKQAALSGLGLIWAPSFTVMEELKQQLLFPVLSQETSPEIMLYAIYKNHKNKMYLINQLLSFYCQKVNELGIIDL, encoded by the coding sequence ATGAATCTTATCGAATGCCTGAAAAGCTTTGTTTCTGTCGTTGAAAATAACAGCTTCTCGGCCGCATCGAGGGTATTGAATGTCTCAGCTTCTAAAATCAGCAAGCAAATCAATTGGCTTGAAGAGGAGTTGAACACCAGTTTATTTATCCGCTCGACCAAGCAATTAATCCTGACTGATTCTGGAAAAACTTTGTATGAAAAAGCCGATCATTTATTTGAAGGAATCAATGACATTAAATCAATCGCTTCAACTCAGGAAACACAGTTAAATGGAAAGCTAAGTCTTTATCTGACTGTTTCCCCAGCCATTCCTTTTTTTACATCCTTGAGCCTGGAATTTATGGCAATTAATCCCGATATCTCACTCGAGATAATCGCGGGTTCAGACCACAGAAACTTTCTTCAATATCCTTTTGATTTAGGCATCAGCTTTGAGCCGCTTCGCTATCTTAATCTCACCTGTAAAAAGCTGTTTTCAGTGCAACGTAATGTTTATGGATCGAAGACTTATCTGACTCAACACGGGGAACCGAAAACAGCAGAAGATCTAGTCAGTCACAATTGCCTTATCAATACCCTCTACGGCTTACAAAATAAATGGATTTTAAATAATAGAATTATCCATGTGCACGGTAACTTCCAAAGTAATAACGCCAGTATTTTAAAACAGGCTGCTTTATCAGGGTTAGGATTAATCTGGGCCCCTTCATTCACCGTAATGGAGGAGCTTAAGCAGCAGCTGTTATTTCCGGTTCTTAGCCAGGAAACATCTCCCGAAATAATGCTTTATGCTATTTACAAAAATCATAAAAACAAGATGTATCTTATCAATCAATTACTTAGCTTTTACTGCCAAAAGGTAAACGAACTGGGCATAATAGACTTGTAA